A region from the Aphis gossypii isolate Hap1 chromosome 1, ASM2018417v2, whole genome shotgun sequence genome encodes:
- the LOC126549356 gene encoding uncharacterized protein LOC126549356 isoform X1: MDLIEQKDKLDISNVDTQIIKKTSRHGPLLPDTIRAIIVGPSGSDADKVIKPNLTKKNSVIIFDDVLCGPQSIIREYFGMCRHSGASSVFYLAQTYSKIPKQLQIWISQNFGKFLISAGIIVITDLWLLIKHVK, translated from the exons atggatttgattgaacagaaagataaattagatatttcgaACGTTgatactcaaataataaaaaaaacgtcaaGACATGGACCGTTATTACCTGATACTATACGTGCTATTATAGTCGGTCCTAGTGGTTcag acgctgataaagttataaaaccgaatttaactaaaaagaattctgtaataattttcgatGATGTTTTATGTGGTCCGCAGTCGATAATAAGAGAATATTTCGGAATGTGTAGACATTCAGGTGCTAGCTCTGTATTCTATTTAGCACaaacatattctaaaattccGAAGCAACTG CAGATATGGATTTCTCAGAATTTCGGAAAATTTCTCATTTCTGCTGGAATCATAGTGATTACGGATTTatggttattgataaaacacGTGAAATGA
- the LOC126549433 gene encoding protein disulfide-isomerase-like: protein MQLSNAGKASDDTCNLVDKAPVLTDKFEIGGVRPHHRSYARAANSCQQQNPKRTVPPPKKLKFVDAPWCGYCKQLAPEYESAAQHLAQNELSVKLGKVDATIERDLAEQFGIRAYPTLKLFKNGKPIDYTGGRTKDKIIQWVTMKSDPTKNVLKSEEELKSFIKSKNVTIVGFFENFDSDAEKFFLKLADSPYNYRVGLVTDYSKFSDLEHKDKFVVYKKFGEKKLVLDGDISKIEDKLSIFLFSLFSFVRFRPDLCSEYDKQSLSSFRDANVCHIRQHSQKKPSEPSEKNI, encoded by the exons ATGCAGCTAAGTAATGCCGGTAAAGCTTCAGATGATACATGCAATCTAGTTGATAAGGCTCCTGTTCTAAcagataaatttgaaattgga GGAGTGCGACCGCACCATCGCTCATATGCACGGGCCGCCAATAGTTGTCAACAACAAAACCCCAAAAGGACTGTGCCACCACCgaagaaattaaaa TTTGTAGATGCACCATGGTGTGgttattgtaaacaattaGCACCAGAATATGAGAGTGCAGCCCAGCATTTAGCTCAAAATGAATTATCAGTTAAATTGGGCAAAGTAGATGCTACTATTGAGAGGGACTTAGCTGAACAGTTTGGTATCCGAGCATATCCAACTTTGAAGCTctttaaaaatggaaaaccAATTGACTACACag GTGGCCGAACCAaggataaaattattcaatgggTAACAATGAAGTCTGACccaactaaaaatgttttgaaatcaGAAGAAGAATTGAAATCATTCATTAAAAGCAAAAATGTTACTATTGTTggttttttcgaaaattttgATTCAGATGCAgaaaaattctttttaaaattggcTGACTCTCCTTATAATTATCGAGTTGGTCTTGTGACagattattctaaattttctgATTTAGAACACAAGGATAAATttgttgtatacaaaaaa tttggcGAAAAGAAACTTGTATTGGATGgagatatttctaaaattgaaGACAAACtatctatttttcttttttcattattttccttTGTGCGATTTAGACCAGACCTATGTAGTGAATATGATAAACAAAGTTTAAGTTCCTTTAGAGATGCGAATGTTTGTCACATACGTCAACACAGTCAAAAAAAACCATCTGAACcgtctgaaaaaaatatataa
- the LOC126549425 gene encoding uncharacterized protein LOC126549425 has protein sequence MNPADCASRGLPPSELRKCTLYWKGPRFLKSPVETWTQDFSCLGLEQLPETKPVCLLTREDPPCEWAIRFSSFNQMIRVTAQVLRFIQMCRKRSVELGYLRQSELDAAVQVVVKVAQRCYLSDLVGSLSKGTTIPSKSLARLCPFLDSANLVRVGGRMQNSNWSERRKHPMLIPKESHLAVLIVRHWHLYACHARPRLLIALVQQQFWVIGIRLIVHRVIRKCLICAKMSAANPQPIMADLPSFRVREAHPFSVVGIDYAGPLQMKELSLRKARIVKVYIAVFVCMTTKAVHLESVTALSTEAFRLTLDRFVARRGLPASIYSDCGTNFVGAARQLRHLVNHPDSRDQLAGYIACEWHFNPPGAPHFGGIWEAAVKSAKSLLLRAMSSQVWTLEELTTVLCRVEAAMNSRPLVPASPDPNDLECLTPGHFLVGRPLMSMPEPVETDTDIRLQTRWKLLQQSCQFFWRRWSREYLNTLRARGRWTKSETNVEVGTMVIIKVNDTPPLTWPLGRIIEVYPGPDQVVRVAKVLTKQGVITRPVVKLVPLPTDP, from the coding sequence ATGAATCCAGCCGATTGCGCCTCGCGTGGGCTCCCTCCTTCCGAGCTTCGGAAGTGCACACTTTATTGGAAAGGTCCCAGATTTCTGAAGTCTCCGGTTGAAACTTGGACCCAGGATTTCTCGTGCCTAGGTCTGGAACAATTGCCAGAAACGAAACCAGTGTGTTTGCTGACGCGTGAAGATCCACCGTGTGAATGGGCCATTCGATTTTCGTCTTTTAACCAGATGATCCGTGTGACAGCTCAGGTCCTTCGGTTCATCCAGATGTGTCGAAAGAGAAGTGTTGAGTTAGGCTACCTAAGGCAGTCGGAATTAGATGCAGCTGTGCAAGTCGTAGTTAAGGTCGCTCAGCGTTGCTACTTAAGCGATTTGGTCGGCAGTCTGTCTAAAGGGACTACGATTCCGTCCAAGTCTTTGGCTCGCCTCTGTCCGTTCTTAGATTCAGCTAATTTGGTTCGCGTGGGTGGTCGTATGCAGAATTCTAATTGGTCCGAGCGGCGCAAGCACCCTATGTTGATCCCGAAAGAATCCCACTTGGCCGTTCTGATCGTTCGTCATTGGCACCTCTATGCATGTCATGCTCGACCTCGTTTGCTTATCGCTCTTGTTCAGCAACAATTTTGGGTCATTGGGATCCGTCTTATAGTGCATCGGGTGATtcgaaaatgtttaatttgtgcAAAGATGTCGGCTGCTAATCCTCAACCCATCATGGCAGATCTGCCAAGCTTCAGGGTTCGCGAAGCACATCCCTTTTCTGTGGTAGGGATTGACTACGCAGGTCCTTTACAAATGAAAGAGCTCAGCTTGCGAAAGGCGCGCATTGTAAAGGTCTATATCGCAGTTTTCGTCTGTATGACTACCAAAGCTGTGCATTTAGAGTCCGTAACTGCTTTGTCTACAGAGGCGTTTCGATTAACGCTTGATCGGTTCGTTGCTCGTCGTGGTTTACCGGCTTCCATCTATTCGGATTGTGGCACCAATTTTGTTGGTGCAGCTCGTCAGCTCAGGCACTTAGTCAACCACCCTGATAGTAGAGATCAGTTGGCTGGTTATATCGCGTGCGAATGGCACTTTAATCCTCCGGGTGCTCCCCATTTTGGAGGAATCTGGGAAGCGGCCGTCAAATCCGCCAAATCTCTGCTTTTACGCGCCATGTCTTCACAAGTTTGGACGTTGGAGGAGCTTACAACAGTCTTGTGTCGGGTGGAAGCAGCCATGAATTCGCGTCCGTTAGTACCCGCTTCGCCTGATCCGAATGATCTAGAATGTTTAACACCGGGTCATTTTTTGGTCGGTCGCCCTCTTATGTCTATGCCCGAACCGGTTGAGACTGACACTGATATAAGACTACAGACTCGCTGGAAGCTCCTCCAGCAGTCTTGTCAGTTTTTCTGGCGTCGTTGGTCCCGCGAATATTTGAATACCCTCCGGGCTCGTGGTAGGTGGACAAAATCTGAGACCAATGTCGAAGTTGGCACCATGGTTATTATCAAGGTAAATGATACCCCCCCGCTCACGTGGCCGTTAGGTAGAATCATTGAGGTCTATCCAGGTCCAGATCAGGTGGTTCGAGTAGCTAAGGTTCTCACTAAACAGGGGGTGATCACCAGACCTGTAGTCAAGTTGGTTCCCTTACCTACCGACCCATAg
- the LOC126549427 gene encoding uncharacterized protein LOC126549427, protein MHHGCGHCKQLSSEYASAAQHLAQNELSVKLGKVDATIERDLAEQFGIRAYPTLKFFKNGKPIDYTGGQTKDEIIQWVTMKSDPTKKVLKSEEELKSFIKSKNVTIVGFFENFDSDTEKFFLELADSPYNYRVGLVTDYSKFSDLEHKDTFVVGATCTTYTVVVATKPVQAKCHLCSGAHRLADCSKFKAASVDDRYNTVCTHRLCMVCFGEGHMSHKCPASCSICKRRHHALLHRDAIVKKPAPPAALLGRHEAPTVLLGTALVHVRDTVGSFRTVRALIDSASQISAITSDCCDRLGLRPSRWTVPVSGLSGQKVPDVQGLVQLVVQPRNSSSPSIQVKAWVLSSITSDMPARQLPSQVRAKCGDLFLADPMFDKPAPVELLIGADIFPQVWNDKSDSLGPGYPSVYSSIFGWVLIGPVQTHPDLGAQSMLVSLVSSMETLMEKFWNVEEPEAAPPQFTENGLCEELFRSEMCRDSSGRFSVPLPFRSGRPVKAFPGSRQVALNRFLNLERKLSSDYILYNAYRKFMAEYEELGHMSLAEGDGQYFIPHHAVQKAEAGELKLRVVFDASAKCHSGVSLNQCLSVGPKLQQDIVDVLVGFRVHKVAFTTDICKMYRQIEVLPQYRGYQYILWRDSPQVTVKEYTLNTVMYGVNCAPYLALRVLQYIADTDCEDLPDVQRALRNQTYMDDICVGAESLEAAQALQSNLIRLLGRAGLELKKWASNAPELLSKLKPEDCSTDPLTFDQDNSVQVLGMRWNPSGDFFSFYTSNFKLILTKRGVLSMIARIFDPLGLLSPTIFYAKTIMQRLWLAQVDWDGQIPEDIANDWCGFYHSLSWLREIRIPRYLGSSTGCSYSLCGFCDASEKGYAAVVYLRVTDPSGATSIYLLGAKTKLAPMKAMTIPRLELSGAVLLALWLTRLKRILETQLVLSDVFAWSDSSIVLSWLNNPHSRIRRLCLTESSKSSPCYLVAAGNIFALT, encoded by the exons ATGCACCATGGTTGTGGTCATTGTAAACAATTATCATCAGAATATGCGAGTGCAGCCCAGCATTTAGCTCAAAATGAATTATCAGTTAAATTGGGCAAAGTAGATGCTACTATTGAGAGGGACTTAGCTGAACAGTTTGGTATCCGAGCATATCCAACTTTGAAGTTctttaaaaatggaaaaccAATTGACTACACag GTGGCCAAACCAAGGATGAAATTATTCAATGGGTAACAATGAAGTCTGACCCAactaaaaaagttttgaaatcaGAAGAAGAATTGAAATCATTCATTAAAAGCAAAAATGTTACTATTGTTggttttttcgaaaattttgATTCAGATACAGAAAAATTCTTTTTAGAATTGGCTGACTCTCCTTATAATTATCGAGTTGGTCTTGTGACagattattctaaattttctgATTTAGAACACAAGGATACATTTGTTGTCGGAGCCACATGCACTACCTACACTGTTGTTGTTG CAACAAAACCTGTACAGGCAAAATGCCATTTATGCTCCGGTGCCCATCGTTTGGCCGATTGTAGTAAATTTAAAGCGGCGTCCGTTGACGACCGGTACAATACTGTCTGCACCCATCGTCTCTGTATGGTTTGCTTTGGGGAAGGGCATATGTCTCACAAGTGTCCTGCCTCGTGCTCGATTTGTAAGCGGAGACATCACGCGTTATTGCATCGAGATGCAATCGTGAAGAAGCCCGCTCCGCCAGCTGCTCTGCTAGGTCGACATGAAGCGCCCACCGTTTTATTAGGTACTGCTCTGGTACACGTTCGGGATACAGTGGGGAGCTTTAGGACAGTGCGTGCTCTGATTGATTCCGCATCACAGATTAGTGCGATAACTTCCGATTGCTGTGACAGACTAGGTCTACGACCTTCACGTTGGACTGTTCCGGTTTCAGGTCTTTCTGGGCAGAAGGTCCCGGATGTACAGGGCCTTGTTCAATTGGTGGTTCAACCTCGAAACTCCTCTTCGCCGTCCATTCAGGTTAAAGCTTGGGTTCTGTCTTCAATCACGTCTGATATGCCAGCTAGGCAACTACCGAGTCAAGTTCGAGCTAAGTGCGGCGACTTGTTCTTAGCCGACCCGATGTTTGACAAACCAGCTCCGGTAGAATTGCTCATTGGAGCGGATATTTTTCCTCAAGTTTGGAATGATAAAAGTGATTCGCTTGGTCCAGGTTACCCATCAGTGTATAGTTCTATTTTCGGTTGGGTATTGATCGGGCCTGTCCAAACTCATCCTGATCTGGGTGCTCAATCCATGCTTGTGTCGTTGGTGTCGTCCATGGAAACCTTGATGGAGAAGTTTTGGAATGTCGAGGAACCTGAGGCTGCTCCGCCTCAGTTCACGGAGAATGGGTTGTGTGAAGAGTTGTTCCGCTCTGAGATGTGTCGAGATTCTAGTGGTCGATTCTCTGTCCCTCTCCCCTTTCGCTCAGGTCGGCCAGTTAAAGCTTTTCCAGGTTCTAGACAAGTGGCTTTAAACCGATTCCTGAATTTGGAGCGAAAACTGTCTTCAGATTACATCCTGTACAACGCATATCGGAAGTTCATGGCCGAGTATGAGGAATTAGGACATATGTCCCTTGCTGAAGGTGATGGCCAATACTTTATCCCTCATCACGCGGTGCAGAAGGCCGAGGCTGGTGAATTAAAGTTGCGTGTGGTTTTTGATGCCTCAGCGAAGTGCCATTCTGGTGTGTCCCTTAATCAGTGCTTGTCGGTTGGTCCGAAGCTACAACAAGACATTGTTGATGTTTTAGTCGGATTTCGGGTTCATAAGGTGGCATTTACGACCGATATATGCAAGATGTACCGTCAGATCGAGGTGTTACCACAATATCGAGGATACCAATATATCCTGTGGCGAGACTCGCCTCAAGTAACGGTTAAGGAGTACACGCTCAATACGGTCATGTACGGGGTAAATTGTGCTCCTTATTTAGCTCTGCGTGTCCTTCAATATATTGCCGACACAGACTGCGAAGATCTTCCAGACGTGCAACGTGCTCTACGTAATCAAACGTACATGGATGATATTTGTGTTGGTGCCGAATCGCTGGAGGCAGCTCAAGCCCTTCAAAGCAACCTGATCCGGTTGCTAGGTCGAGCTGGCCTGGAGTTGAAGAAGTGGGCAAGCAATGCTCCTGAACTTTTAAGTAAGCTGAAACCAGAGGACTGTTCGACAGACCCTCTGACGTTTGATCAAGACAACTCTGTGCAAGTGTTAGGAATGCGTTGGAATCCAAGTGGTGActtcttttctttttacaCAAGTAATTTCAAGTTGATTCTCACAAAGCGAGGTGTGTTGTCGATGATCGCTAGGATTTTCGACCCGCTAGGTCTGCTCTCACCAACTATCTTTTATGCTAAAACGATTATGCAACGTCTGTGGCTCGCGCAGGTTGACTGGGACGGTCAGATCCCCGAGGATATTGCAAACGATTGGTGTGGTTTCTATCATTCGTTGAGTTGGTTGCGGGAAATAAGGATTCCTCGTTATCTCGGTAGCTCGACCGGTTGTAGCTACAGTCTTTGCGGATTTTGCGATGCATCTGAGAAGGGTTATGCGGCAGTGGTGTATCTCCGTGTGACTGATCCGTCCGGAGCTACATCTATTTACCTGTTAGGTGCTAAGACGAAGTTAGCTCCAATGAAAGCTATGACAATTCCGCGTTTGGAATTGAGTGGTGCGGTGCTCCTCGCATTGTGGTTAACTAGACTTAAGCGTATTCTGGAAACACAGTTGGTGTTGTCGGATGTGTTCGCATGGTCTGATTCGTCTATTGTGCTGTCATGGCTTAACAACCCGCACAGTCGTATAAGACGTTTGTGTCTAACAGAGTCTTCCAAATCCAGTCCGTGTTACCTGGTTGCAGCTGGCAACATATTCGCTCTGACATGA
- the LOC126549356 gene encoding uncharacterized protein LOC126549356 isoform X2, translating to MDLIEQKDKLDISNVDTQIIKKTSRHGPLLPDTIRAIIVGPSGSDADKVIKPNLTKKNSVIIFDDVLCGPQSIIREYFGMCRHSGASSVFYLAQTYSKIPKQLIWISQNFGKFLISAGIIVITDLWLLIKHVK from the exons atggatttgattgaacagaaagataaattagatatttcgaACGTTgatactcaaataataaaaaaaacgtcaaGACATGGACCGTTATTACCTGATACTATACGTGCTATTATAGTCGGTCCTAGTGGTTcag acgctgataaagttataaaaccgaatttaactaaaaagaattctgtaataattttcgatGATGTTTTATGTGGTCCGCAGTCGATAATAAGAGAATATTTCGGAATGTGTAGACATTCAGGTGCTAGCTCTGTATTCTATTTAGCACaaacatattctaaaattccGAAGCAACTG ATATGGATTTCTCAGAATTTCGGAAAATTTCTCATTTCTGCTGGAATCATAGTGATTACGGATTTatggttattgataaaacacGTGAAATGA